From the genome of Pieris rapae chromosome 5, ilPieRapa1.1, whole genome shotgun sequence, one region includes:
- the LOC111000362 gene encoding stress-associated endoplasmic reticulum protein 2 — protein sequence MAPKQRMRIANEIASKNITMRGNVPKTTKEKEDQYPVSPWLLALFIFVVCGSAVFQLIQSIRLA from the exons ATGGCACCAAAGCAGAGAATGCGCATCGCTAATGAAATTGCTAGCAAAAACATCACCATGAGAGGAAATGTACCAAAAACAACAAAG GAAAAGGAAGACCAATACCCTGTATCACCCTGGCTCCTGGCTCTCTTCATCTTCGTAGTATGCGGTTCTGCAGTCTTCCAACTCATACAATCTATAAGACTTGCCTAA